In one bacterium genomic region, the following are encoded:
- a CDS encoding nitrate reductase subunit alpha, protein MSWITDLFDPKQREWEDFYRNRWSYDKIIRSTHGVNCTGGCSWNIYVKNGIVTWEMQALDYPIIDKDIPPYEPRGCQRGISYSWYIYSPIRVKYPYVRGALIDLWRAAKQQFPDDPVAAWNSIVSNPESRARYHSARGKGGLRRFSWDEALEILAAANIHTVMKHGPDRIAGFSPIPAMSMVSYAAGARFMQLMGGVSLSFYDWYCDLPPASPEIWGEQTDVAESADWFKSNFIAVVGSNVLMTRTPDAHFLVEARHRGAKVVVFSPDFSMVSKVSDEWVPIHQGQDSAFWMAVGHTILREFYVERSVPFFIDYQKQYTDGPMLVELHKQNDGSFKPGQYLRASQVTETKSIENSEWKFFMLDSTTGELRLPQGTIGHRWQSQKGQWNLKLEDERTGRPFDPLLTLDPKADKMVNVSLPEFSSEQGDRWVSAQVPVRKINTAEGDVYVTTAFELMIARYGVSRDATNPAPYDEPDHAYTPAWQEKFTGVSGDVVLRFAREWATTAEKSGGKCSVIIGAGVNHWYHNNLIYRSIISSLMLCGCVGKNGGGLNHYVGQEKLVPQTSWAPIAFGTDWSVPPRLQNTPSFHYVNSDQWRYDPKFDDICPVADRSHSMAHGHTIDKQVQAVRAGWLPSYPQFDQSSLDVARDARAAGATDEASIVKAVVERLKSRKLKFAVEDPDSPKCFPRVFYIWRGNALLSSAKGHEYFLKHYLGTHTNLIAKEQAKEHVEDVTWHDKIELGKMDLVVDLNYRMDSSALYSDIILPAATYYEKNDLNSTDMHSFIHPLQAAVPPCWESKNDWDIFREVARATSKLAERYLPDPIEDVVTAPLAHDTPAEIAQPFVKDWSKGECEAIPGKTMPIIKVVKRDYKNVFNRFISLGPNFRKGLGMHGIQFEVADLYDAYMENNPTEKWDGGIYPSLREDVLVCEAILNFAPETNGELAYRSYKSEAVNTGIDHSHAAERTRSVRTTFEDIAAQPRRILTTPFWSGVTSDNRTYSAYCQNVEGLVPWRTLSGRQHYYLDHETYIAYGENLPTYKPRPVREILGDLTMSKPAGGTLVLNYLTPHGKWSIHSTYGDTLRMRTLSRGHDPIWINDKDALLLGVEDNDWVEIYNDHGVVCTCANVSARIPRGMCFIYHSPERTLGIPKSPERGNRRAGGHNSLTRARLKPLFMIGGYGQFTYAFNYWGPPGVNRDTFVAVKKLDKVIW, encoded by the coding sequence ATGAGTTGGATTACAGATCTCTTTGATCCCAAGCAGCGGGAGTGGGAAGACTTCTACCGCAATCGGTGGTCTTACGACAAAATAATACGTAGCACGCACGGTGTAAACTGCACGGGTGGTTGCAGCTGGAATATCTACGTCAAGAACGGCATCGTCACGTGGGAAATGCAAGCACTCGACTATCCTATCATAGACAAGGATATTCCTCCCTACGAACCGCGCGGCTGCCAGCGCGGAATTTCCTATTCATGGTATATCTACAGTCCGATTCGCGTCAAGTATCCGTACGTTCGCGGAGCGTTGATCGACCTGTGGAGAGCGGCGAAACAGCAGTTTCCCGACGATCCCGTCGCCGCATGGAACTCTATTGTCTCAAATCCGGAATCACGCGCACGCTATCACTCAGCGCGAGGAAAAGGCGGACTGCGTAGATTCAGCTGGGACGAAGCACTCGAGATTCTCGCGGCGGCGAATATTCACACGGTGATGAAACACGGCCCGGACCGGATTGCAGGGTTCTCGCCGATACCTGCGATGTCCATGGTAAGTTATGCGGCAGGTGCGCGGTTCATGCAGCTGATGGGTGGTGTATCGCTCTCGTTCTACGATTGGTACTGTGACCTGCCGCCGGCGTCTCCAGAAATTTGGGGCGAACAAACGGACGTCGCGGAAAGCGCCGATTGGTTCAAATCGAACTTCATCGCAGTCGTCGGCTCGAACGTCCTGATGACTCGCACGCCGGATGCTCATTTCCTTGTGGAAGCGCGGCATCGCGGTGCAAAAGTTGTCGTCTTTTCGCCGGACTTCTCAATGGTGTCCAAGGTTTCAGATGAGTGGGTTCCCATTCATCAAGGGCAGGACTCCGCATTCTGGATGGCGGTCGGACATACGATTCTGCGGGAATTTTACGTCGAACGATCCGTCCCGTTCTTTATTGATTACCAGAAGCAGTATACTGACGGGCCGATGCTGGTTGAACTGCACAAGCAGAATGACGGAAGTTTCAAACCCGGTCAGTATCTGCGAGCCTCTCAAGTCACCGAAACGAAGAGCATTGAGAATTCCGAATGGAAGTTCTTCATGCTTGATTCTACTACTGGAGAATTGCGACTTCCACAGGGTACGATTGGTCATCGCTGGCAATCCCAGAAGGGACAGTGGAATCTGAAACTGGAAGATGAGAGAACCGGCAGGCCTTTTGATCCGCTCTTAACGCTCGACCCGAAGGCGGACAAGATGGTGAACGTTTCCCTTCCGGAGTTTTCCTCTGAGCAAGGCGACCGCTGGGTCAGTGCTCAGGTTCCCGTGAGGAAGATAAACACCGCAGAGGGTGACGTTTATGTCACCACGGCGTTTGAATTGATGATCGCAAGATACGGTGTCAGCCGCGATGCGACGAACCCTGCGCCTTATGACGAGCCGGATCACGCTTATACTCCCGCATGGCAAGAGAAATTTACTGGTGTCTCCGGAGATGTTGTGTTGAGGTTTGCCCGCGAGTGGGCCACAACTGCCGAGAAGAGCGGCGGCAAGTGCAGTGTCATTATTGGAGCAGGCGTCAATCACTGGTATCATAACAATCTGATCTACCGTTCCATTATTTCAAGTCTCATGCTTTGTGGCTGTGTTGGTAAGAATGGCGGCGGGTTGAATCACTACGTGGGTCAGGAGAAGCTTGTTCCTCAGACTTCGTGGGCACCGATCGCGTTCGGGACGGATTGGTCTGTGCCGCCGCGACTGCAGAACACTCCATCATTCCACTACGTCAACTCCGATCAATGGCGATACGATCCCAAGTTTGACGATATTTGTCCGGTCGCCGATCGCTCGCACTCCATGGCGCACGGCCACACGATTGACAAGCAGGTGCAAGCGGTGCGTGCGGGGTGGCTGCCCTCGTATCCGCAGTTCGATCAATCTTCTTTAGACGTCGCACGTGATGCGCGGGCGGCAGGCGCGACGGATGAAGCTTCAATCGTTAAGGCGGTAGTTGAAAGACTGAAATCGAGAAAGCTGAAGTTCGCAGTTGAAGACCCCGACTCGCCAAAGTGTTTCCCAAGAGTGTTTTACATCTGGCGCGGGAACGCACTTCTTTCTTCCGCGAAGGGTCACGAGTATTTTCTCAAGCATTATCTGGGGACTCACACCAATCTGATCGCGAAGGAACAGGCGAAAGAGCACGTTGAGGATGTCACCTGGCATGACAAAATTGAGCTTGGAAAGATGGACCTTGTGGTGGATCTTAACTACCGCATGGACTCTTCGGCTCTGTACTCTGATATCATTTTGCCGGCCGCGACCTACTACGAGAAGAATGATCTGAACTCGACGGATATGCACAGTTTCATTCATCCGCTTCAGGCTGCGGTGCCTCCCTGCTGGGAGTCGAAGAATGACTGGGATATTTTCCGTGAAGTGGCAAGGGCGACCTCAAAGCTTGCTGAGCGATACCTTCCGGATCCGATCGAGGATGTCGTCACGGCACCGCTTGCGCATGACACTCCGGCTGAAATTGCTCAACCTTTTGTCAAGGATTGGTCAAAAGGTGAATGTGAGGCGATTCCGGGGAAGACGATGCCGATTATTAAAGTCGTCAAGCGCGATTACAAGAACGTCTTTAATCGGTTTATCAGCCTCGGTCCGAATTTCCGGAAGGGCCTTGGCATGCACGGCATCCAGTTCGAAGTGGCCGATTTGTATGACGCCTACATGGAGAATAACCCGACGGAAAAGTGGGACGGTGGCATCTATCCGTCGTTGCGGGAGGATGTATTGGTCTGTGAGGCCATTCTGAATTTCGCTCCGGAAACAAACGGAGAGCTTGCATACCGTTCCTACAAATCCGAGGCAGTGAACACGGGCATAGACCATTCCCACGCTGCGGAGCGGACGCGCTCAGTTCGAACGACTTTCGAAGACATTGCGGCTCAACCGCGACGCATTCTGACTACGCCTTTTTGGAGTGGAGTGACAAGCGACAACCGAACATACTCGGCGTACTGTCAGAACGTCGAAGGTCTCGTTCCATGGCGGACATTGAGTGGACGCCAGCACTACTATCTCGATCATGAGACGTACATTGCGTATGGCGAAAATCTTCCGACTTACAAGCCGCGTCCTGTCCGAGAAATTCTTGGGGACTTGACAATGTCGAAGCCGGCCGGCGGGACGTTGGTGTTGAACTATCTCACTCCGCACGGAAAGTGGTCCATTCACTCCACTTACGGCGACACGCTAAGAATGAGAACGTTGAGCCGAGGTCATGATCCTATTTGGATCAACGACAAAGACGCTTTGCTGTTGGGTGTGGAAGACAACGACTGGGTTGAGATCTACAACGACCACGGCGTGGTCTGTACCTGCGCAAACGTGAGCGCGCGCATTCCCCGCGGAATGTGCTTCATCTATCATTCGCCAGAGCGCACATTAGGCATACCGAAATCGCCTGAGCGGGGAAACCGTCGCGCCGGGGGGCATAACAGCCTGACGAGGGCACGGCTGAAGCCGCTCTTCATGATCGGCGGTTACGGGCAGTTTACATACGCATTCAATTACTGGGGACCTCCCGGTGTGAACCGCGACACTTTTGTTGCCGTTAAGAAACTTGACAAAGTAATCTGGTAG
- a CDS encoding molecular chaperone TorD family protein — MRNQHLERTCQDLALILSYPESDYLSALDEMIQSNINRKARKSLQEFRRAIVGINTHDLQDLYTRTFDLNPMCSPALSVHLFGVESFKRSHLMVGLLDMYRDAHFPSRGESADHMSTVIRFLPFTSEEERRDILMMILVPGLTKIADFLESKDNPFAHAIKAAIAVLNLETGKEATYA; from the coding sequence ATGAGGAACCAACACCTCGAACGCACGTGCCAAGATCTCGCGCTTATCTTAAGCTATCCCGAGAGTGATTACTTATCCGCTCTCGATGAGATGATTCAGTCTAACATCAACAGGAAGGCGCGCAAGTCGCTGCAGGAGTTTCGTCGCGCCATAGTCGGCATAAACACGCATGATCTGCAGGATCTCTACACGCGAACGTTTGATCTCAATCCCATGTGTTCACCTGCGCTTAGCGTTCACCTCTTCGGCGTGGAGAGTTTCAAACGCTCACATCTTATGGTCGGGCTTCTGGATATGTATCGAGATGCGCACTTTCCCAGCAGAGGTGAGTCTGCGGACCATATGAGCACCGTTATTCGGTTCCTGCCGTTTACTTCAGAGGAAGAGCGCAGGGACATACTTATGATGATACTCGTGCCCGGGCTTACCAAGATAGCAGACTTTTTGGAATCTAAAGACAATCCGTTCGCCCATGCGATAAAGGCGGCAATCGCAGTGTTGAACTTGGAGACCGGTAAGGAGGCAACTTATGCTTGA
- the narH gene encoding nitrate reductase subunit beta: MDIRAQVSMVFHLDKCIGCHTCSIACKNVWTDRPGAEYMWWNNVETKPGTGFPHRWEDQERYKGGWKLTADKKLELKSQSKLGGLFKLFYNPNQPGLEDYYEPWTYEYENLFDAPESDDQPTAKPISQITGEEMRIEAGPNWDDDLSGSPMYAANDVNYDQLTPDERQQLFEIQRVAFMYLPRICNHCANPSCVASCPSGALYKRGEDGIVLINQDVCRGWRACVSACPYKKIYYNWVTGKSEKCILCYPRLETGQAPACFHSCVGRIRYLGVLLYDADRIEASMRTADPLLVEAQRDVICDPNDETVIAAARANGISDEMLEAARKSPVYKYVVQWKLALPLHIEYRTMPMLFYVPPLLPVMGKDGDQPYDHAEDTFFTSLDKARLSIKYLASLFSAGNEAIVTASLKKLMAVRYYKRMQEVGDVLDDRVRRIMREAGTTPEEAEEIYLLTAVPTVHKRYVLPPLQREEAIGSLCEVQDCKGSCGFGKPTGADRSM, from the coding sequence ATGGATATTCGCGCACAGGTTTCCATGGTGTTTCACCTCGACAAATGCATCGGTTGCCATACATGCAGCATTGCCTGCAAGAATGTTTGGACGGATCGTCCCGGTGCCGAGTACATGTGGTGGAACAATGTTGAAACTAAACCCGGGACGGGATTCCCGCATCGCTGGGAGGACCAGGAACGTTATAAAGGCGGTTGGAAACTAACGGCCGACAAGAAACTCGAACTCAAGTCCCAGTCGAAGTTGGGAGGGTTGTTCAAACTCTTTTACAATCCGAACCAACCGGGATTAGAGGACTATTACGAGCCATGGACGTACGAATACGAGAATCTCTTCGACGCACCCGAGTCCGATGATCAGCCAACGGCAAAGCCGATTTCACAGATCACGGGCGAGGAAATGCGAATCGAAGCAGGACCGAACTGGGATGACGATTTATCAGGTTCTCCGATGTATGCGGCGAATGATGTTAATTACGACCAGCTTACGCCTGATGAACGGCAGCAGCTGTTCGAGATTCAGCGTGTCGCCTTCATGTATCTCCCGCGCATTTGCAACCATTGTGCGAATCCAAGCTGCGTGGCATCATGTCCCTCCGGGGCACTTTATAAGCGCGGCGAGGATGGAATTGTCCTGATTAATCAGGATGTCTGTCGTGGATGGCGTGCGTGTGTCTCGGCCTGTCCGTACAAGAAGATCTACTACAATTGGGTAACGGGAAAATCCGAGAAGTGCATACTCTGTTACCCCCGGCTTGAGACCGGCCAGGCACCGGCATGCTTTCACTCCTGCGTCGGGCGGATTCGCTACCTCGGTGTGCTGCTTTATGATGCGGATAGAATCGAGGCGTCCATGCGCACGGCAGATCCGTTACTCGTTGAAGCGCAGCGCGACGTGATCTGTGACCCGAATGATGAAACGGTAATCGCCGCGGCCCGCGCAAACGGGATCAGTGACGAGATGCTTGAGGCCGCCCGCAAGTCGCCGGTTTACAAGTATGTCGTGCAATGGAAGCTGGCCCTGCCGCTACACATTGAGTATCGAACGATGCCAATGCTCTTCTATGTTCCGCCGCTGCTGCCCGTAATGGGGAAGGACGGTGACCAGCCCTATGATCACGCGGAGGACACATTCTTTACGTCGCTTGACAAGGCACGCCTGTCCATCAAGTATCTGGCGAGTCTTTTTAGCGCCGGTAATGAAGCGATTGTCACCGCTTCTCTGAAGAAGCTTATGGCAGTTCGTTACTATAAGCGGATGCAGGAAGTCGGAGATGTACTGGACGATCGCGTGCGGAGAATCATGAGGGAGGCCGGAACGACCCCAGAGGAAGCGGAGGAGATCTACTTACTTACGGCAGTGCCCACTGTTCATAAGCGATACGTTCTACCCCCGTTGCAACGCGAGGAGGCCATTGGCTCATTGTGTGAGGTTCAGGATTGCAAGGGAAGCTGCGGGTTTGGAAAACCCACCGGCGCGGATCGGAGCATGTGA
- a CDS encoding MFS transporter translates to MQNRRIAIQVLILNTLAFTICFAGWMMNGVLITYLVDNDIFVWDKAQMGWLIGIPVLTGSLMRLPVGVLTDKYGGRRVYTILMLISAIPMFMTGAANEYYQFVFASLGFGLTGAAFAVGIAYTSVWFPKERQGTALGIFGVGNAGAALTSMGAPILLKWLTDNGSHIDGWRMLPKIYAAALVVMAIIFYFMTYEKKVEHSAGFTLRQRLEPLKYVRVWRFGLYYFLVFGAFVALAQWLVPYYVNVYTMSVASAGLMASIFSLPSGVIRALGGWMSDKFGARRVMYWVLGSCLVGCALLCVPRMDIESPGSGVTALRAGTVTFVSDTLIRVDQREYKVRPEPAAWRKNQDNTFLVFPSGEFWHEPAVTVGEKVVKKQLLARGITHLYFQANIWIFTFLVFVVGIMMGIGKAAVYRHIPDYYPDQIGVVGGIVGVVGGLGGFFCPILFGYMLKWTGLWTTSWMFLAVLSFVCLIWMHYVVQKMMHKKAPVLMRHIEDRIDHPVETQRS, encoded by the coding sequence GTGCAGAATCGTAGAATCGCCATTCAGGTTCTCATCCTGAATACGTTGGCATTCACCATCTGCTTCGCCGGATGGATGATGAACGGAGTTCTCATCACCTATCTTGTGGACAACGATATCTTCGTTTGGGACAAAGCACAGATGGGATGGTTGATCGGAATTCCCGTGTTGACCGGGTCGTTGATGCGCCTGCCGGTCGGAGTGCTTACCGACAAATACGGCGGACGAAGAGTATACACAATCCTTATGCTCATTTCCGCGATTCCGATGTTCATGACCGGAGCCGCAAATGAATACTATCAGTTTGTCTTCGCAAGTCTGGGTTTCGGACTCACCGGCGCCGCGTTCGCGGTCGGGATCGCGTATACGTCCGTATGGTTTCCAAAAGAGCGACAAGGAACAGCTCTGGGTATATTTGGAGTCGGCAATGCAGGAGCAGCTTTGACCAGCATGGGTGCGCCGATCCTGTTGAAATGGCTGACTGACAACGGATCGCACATTGACGGCTGGCGCATGCTCCCGAAGATTTATGCCGCAGCACTAGTTGTCATGGCCATTATCTTCTACTTTATGACCTACGAGAAGAAGGTCGAACACTCGGCGGGTTTTACTCTAAGGCAAAGACTTGAGCCGCTAAAGTATGTCAGAGTGTGGAGGTTTGGACTTTACTATTTTCTAGTCTTTGGCGCCTTCGTCGCTCTCGCGCAATGGCTCGTCCCTTATTACGTGAATGTCTACACAATGAGTGTGGCTTCGGCGGGCTTAATGGCGTCGATCTTCAGTCTGCCGTCCGGAGTGATTCGCGCTCTCGGCGGTTGGATGTCCGACAAATTTGGAGCGAGACGCGTCATGTACTGGGTCTTGGGTTCGTGTCTGGTCGGTTGCGCGCTGCTCTGCGTTCCACGGATGGACATTGAATCCCCCGGCTCCGGTGTGACGGCGCTTCGTGCAGGCACCGTCACCTTCGTCTCTGACACATTAATCCGAGTGGATCAGCGAGAATACAAAGTTCGACCGGAACCGGCGGCCTGGCGCAAGAACCAAGACAACACGTTTCTGGTCTTTCCTTCCGGCGAATTCTGGCATGAACCAGCGGTTACAGTTGGAGAGAAAGTTGTCAAGAAGCAACTACTCGCCCGAGGCATCACCCATCTCTACTTTCAGGCGAACATCTGGATATTCACATTTCTGGTGTTTGTCGTGGGTATCATGATGGGAATCGGCAAAGCAGCGGTTTATCGCCATATCCCTGACTATTATCCCGATCAGATCGGTGTGGTGGGTGGTATCGTGGGCGTCGTCGGGGGTTTAGGCGGATTCTTCTGTCCGATTTTGTTTGGCTACATGCTGAAGTGGACAGGTCTTTGGACAACCTCGTGGATGTTCCTCGCGGTTCTTTCATTCGTCTGCCTGATCTGGATGCACTATGTCGTTCAGAAGATGATGCATAAGAAGGCTCCCGTCCTGATGCGACACATTGAAGACAGGATTGATCATCCCGTCGAAACCCAACGTTCCTGA
- the ric gene encoding iron-sulfur cluster repair di-iron protein — protein sequence MSISLETPVGQLVVEKPARAHVFQRFQIDYCCGGAHSLGAACEAKSVDPQLVLSEIASQDSRAETHTEPDWSLVSMSALVDNILSQHHAYLRNALPHLGEMAEKVYRVHGESHPELRTILEVYAGLFQELDSHMYKEENILFPAIKRIEQGSLPPAAAAQLFGPVSVMEAEHESAGRALEKLRELTHDYTPPEGACNTFRGLYAGLEELELDLHWHIHKENNILFPRALAGAN from the coding sequence ATGAGCATTTCCCTTGAAACTCCAGTCGGCCAGTTAGTTGTCGAAAAGCCGGCACGCGCACATGTATTTCAACGTTTTCAAATTGATTACTGCTGCGGTGGCGCGCACTCGCTAGGGGCGGCCTGCGAGGCAAAGAGCGTTGACCCGCAGCTTGTGCTGTCTGAGATTGCAAGTCAGGACAGCAGAGCGGAGACCCATACAGAACCTGATTGGTCTTTGGTTTCGATGTCTGCGCTTGTGGACAATATCTTGAGTCAGCACCATGCATATCTGCGGAACGCGCTGCCACACCTCGGTGAGATGGCTGAAAAGGTCTATCGCGTTCACGGGGAAAGTCATCCCGAGCTTAGAACCATTCTCGAAGTGTATGCCGGGCTGTTTCAGGAGTTGGATTCGCATATGTACAAGGAGGAGAACATACTTTTCCCTGCCATAAAGCGAATTGAGCAAGGTTCATTGCCACCTGCAGCGGCGGCACAGCTGTTCGGGCCAGTTAGTGTTATGGAGGCCGAGCATGAGTCAGCGGGGCGCGCACTTGAGAAACTGCGTGAGCTGACTCACGACTATACACCGCCAGAGGGAGCCTGCAACACATTTCGCGGACTCTACGCCGGACTTGAGGAGTTAGAGCTGGACTTGCATTGGCATATTCACAAGGAGAACAACATCCTCTTCCCGAGAGCATTGGCAGGCGCAAACTGA
- the narI gene encoding respiratory nitrate reductase subunit gamma, whose protein sequence is MLELFAFVGLPYAAIVVCVVGVVWRFRNDRYGISSLSSQFLESKKLLWGSAPWHIGILVIFLGHLVAFLIPGMWQRLMAVPTLLIIVETIGIAATVLCLFGLVVLLYRRLTSGRLQKGTRFGDFAVTLLLLTQVGLGLMVAGGYRWGASWSTGTLTPYVWSLITLNPDTSVIRDMPIVIQAHVVGAWLILLVLPFTRLIHMVSVPLQYLFRSPQKVVWNNPRRNTAAVAARVTQESRRHFVKAALGLSAAGLLLSAGVLDKLGRFFQMPGLHHDEEANLLEARLRRLQLTAEEKELELERMRSDHIFVAKLSELNNTVGKYFIDYSMRPGLAFRSEDGWPMLLSAKCTHLGCTVGNQVDASGRILCPCHVSYFDIKTGMPNPGAPAKAPLDRIAWVVRDELGNDIATESPRGSRTGRIDPELADGYSLYIVRSLSAEA, encoded by the coding sequence ATGCTTGAATTGTTTGCATTTGTCGGACTGCCATACGCCGCAATCGTGGTTTGCGTGGTTGGGGTTGTCTGGAGGTTTCGCAATGATCGGTACGGAATCTCATCACTATCTTCGCAATTCCTCGAGAGCAAAAAACTCTTATGGGGTTCCGCGCCATGGCATATCGGGATTCTCGTTATCTTTCTTGGTCACCTTGTCGCATTCCTGATCCCCGGCATGTGGCAAAGACTAATGGCCGTTCCCACCCTGCTTATCATTGTGGAGACGATCGGGATAGCGGCGACAGTGCTTTGCCTGTTTGGCCTGGTAGTGCTCCTCTATCGACGGCTGACGTCTGGTCGCCTGCAAAAAGGCACGCGTTTCGGAGATTTCGCGGTCACGCTGTTGCTCCTGACACAAGTCGGTTTGGGCCTGATGGTCGCGGGCGGCTACCGTTGGGGTGCGAGTTGGTCAACAGGCACGTTGACGCCGTACGTGTGGAGCCTTATCACCCTTAATCCCGATACTTCGGTTATCCGCGACATGCCCATTGTGATTCAAGCACATGTTGTCGGCGCATGGCTAATTCTGCTGGTTCTCCCGTTCACCCGTCTGATTCATATGGTGTCGGTTCCGCTTCAGTATCTGTTCCGATCTCCGCAGAAAGTGGTCTGGAACAACCCGCGCCGAAACACTGCGGCTGTCGCGGCGCGCGTGACTCAGGAGTCACGGCGACACTTTGTCAAAGCAGCGTTGGGGCTGAGTGCGGCAGGACTCCTGCTTTCAGCGGGTGTTCTTGACAAACTTGGACGATTCTTCCAAATGCCGGGACTGCATCACGATGAAGAGGCTAACCTGCTTGAAGCGCGTTTGCGTCGTCTGCAGTTGACCGCCGAAGAGAAGGAGCTTGAACTTGAGCGGATGCGAAGTGATCACATTTTTGTGGCCAAACTTTCAGAGCTAAACAACACCGTAGGGAAATACTTTATCGACTACTCGATGCGCCCGGGACTTGCCTTCCGCTCAGAGGACGGTTGGCCCATGCTGCTGTCCGCCAAGTGCACACACCTCGGATGCACTGTCGGAAATCAAGTTGACGCGAGCGGCCGTATCCTGTGCCCTTGCCACGTTTCATACTTTGATATCAAGACCGGAATGCCCAACCCGGGTGCACCTGCAAAGGCGCCGCTCGACCGCATCGCCTGGGTTGTTCGCGATGAGCTTGGCAATGACATCGCAACTGAGAGTCCGCGCGGATCCCGCACCGGCCGAATTGATCCGGAACTTGCAGATGGCTATTCACTTTACATTGTCCGATCCTTGTCGGCGGAGGCATAA
- a CDS encoding cytochrome bc complex cytochrome b subunit, whose amino-acid sequence MKRPVVKSVFDFLASRLPFDKLDVRHMITEKEVPVHRMSWGYYVGGLALFFFIIQVFTGVMLLFYYEPTVSEAHESVEYITHFVTMGGLIRNLHAWSASFMIFCVITHMLTALAMKAFAKPRELTWIAGVLLLLITFGFGFTGYLLPWNQIAVNATKVGLASIDQIGQYLPAALSHLAEDVRVTIQGAPAIGQATLSRFFALHVVILPLLIFAVLGLHILSVQLHGMSPGIEGKPRRKEKFFPFFILKDFKEWGIAFLVVFILALCLPFDSLFPYPLLEPYNALGSTPDGIKPEWYFYFVYYPMELLPFWVIIVVMTIATLGLFAAPWIFRGTSHKTMRWIASAIAMYMIVMTLFGEHIYLAIKG is encoded by the coding sequence ATGAAGCGGCCCGTCGTCAAATCTGTATTTGATTTCTTAGCATCGAGGTTGCCTTTTGACAAGCTCGACGTCCGTCACATGATCACCGAGAAGGAGGTCCCGGTTCACCGGATGTCCTGGGGGTATTATGTCGGCGGACTAGCTCTTTTCTTCTTCATCATTCAAGTATTCACAGGTGTGATGCTGCTGTTCTACTACGAACCGACAGTTAGTGAGGCGCATGAATCTGTCGAATACATAACGCACTTCGTGACCATGGGCGGACTCATTCGCAATCTGCATGCATGGTCCGCATCGTTCATGATCTTCTGCGTCATCACTCACATGTTGACGGCTTTGGCGATGAAGGCGTTTGCCAAGCCGCGAGAACTCACCTGGATTGCCGGTGTGCTTCTGCTTTTGATTACGTTCGGATTCGGGTTTACCGGATACTTGCTGCCGTGGAATCAAATAGCGGTCAATGCAACAAAGGTCGGACTGGCCTCAATCGACCAAATCGGGCAATACCTGCCCGCAGCGCTGTCGCATCTTGCTGAGGATGTGAGGGTGACGATTCAAGGCGCACCGGCCATTGGTCAAGCAACTTTAAGCAGATTCTTTGCACTGCATGTCGTCATACTTCCGTTGCTCATTTTTGCGGTGCTCGGACTCCATATCCTATCCGTTCAGTTGCACGGGATGAGTCCCGGCATTGAAGGGAAGCCGCGCCGCAAGGAGAAGTTCTTTCCGTTCTTCATTCTGAAGGATTTCAAGGAATGGGGCATCGCATTTCTTGTGGTGTTCATCTTAGCATTGTGCCTTCCTTTTGATTCGCTGTTTCCCTACCCCCTGCTCGAACCGTACAATGCGCTTGGCTCAACACCGGACGGAATTAAACCGGAATGGTATTTCTATTTTGTCTACTATCCAATGGAGCTGTTGCCGTTCTGGGTGATCATTGTTGTGATGACGATTGCCACGCTGGGTCTATTCGCAGCTCCGTGGATATTCCGAGGAACAAGCCACAAAACCATGAGGTGGATTGCATCAGCTATCGCGATGTACATGATTGTCATGACTTTGTTCGGGGAACACATTTACCTTGCCATCAAAGGATGA